A genome region from Natranaerobius trueperi includes the following:
- a CDS encoding deoxyribodipyrimidine photo-lyase, whose amino-acid sequence MQRSQRTHYNHSLEYAINCANENNLSVIVYFGLYDQYPSANLRHFAFMLQGLKDVKENLTKRNIPFIISNEHPANGVLSLAKNAALIITDKGYLKHEKVFRKQVADQVECPMLQVESDVVIPVTSASNKEEYAAHTIRKKIHNKLSEYLNTFTNTKLNKTLSKEFLDNIQKELGPEIDLNQPTNDILKNLNIDKSVNPVSSFVGGENAAHEIFENFLENKLKEYLDKRNDTKEEACSNLSPYLHFGQVSPLYLALKTYEFTKDYYHDFLEQLIVRRELSFNFVYYNQDYDSLDSLPTWALETLNAHREDKRQVYSISELELPNTHDEYFNACQMELLKSGKIHGYFRMYWGKKIIQWSNSPEEALNRLIYFNDKYALDGRDPNGYANILWCFGKHDRPFKERRVFGKVRYMSEKALKRNSSPKHYIAKFKTYEQ is encoded by the coding sequence ATGCAAAGAAGTCAAAGGACACATTATAATCACAGTCTTGAATATGCCATTAATTGTGCTAATGAAAATAATCTCTCAGTAATAGTCTATTTTGGTTTATATGATCAATATCCAAGTGCTAATTTACGACATTTTGCTTTTATGTTACAAGGGTTAAAAGATGTGAAGGAAAATTTAACAAAAAGAAATATCCCATTTATAATTTCGAATGAACATCCTGCTAACGGGGTGCTTTCACTAGCCAAAAACGCAGCATTAATAATCACCGACAAAGGGTATTTAAAACATGAGAAAGTATTTAGAAAACAGGTGGCAGATCAAGTGGAGTGTCCTATGTTACAAGTTGAAAGTGATGTGGTGATTCCAGTCACATCTGCTTCAAATAAAGAGGAATATGCAGCTCATACTATAAGAAAAAAGATACATAACAAATTATCAGAATATCTTAACACATTCACTAATACTAAATTAAATAAAACCTTAAGTAAAGAGTTTTTAGATAATATTCAAAAAGAGTTAGGACCTGAAATTGATTTAAACCAGCCTACTAACGACATTCTAAAGAACTTAAATATAGATAAATCAGTTAACCCTGTTTCAAGTTTTGTGGGTGGAGAAAATGCAGCCCATGAAATCTTTGAGAACTTTTTAGAAAACAAACTTAAAGAATATCTAGATAAACGTAATGATACTAAAGAAGAAGCTTGTTCTAACTTAAGTCCATATCTACACTTTGGACAAGTTTCTCCTTTATATTTAGCTTTAAAAACCTATGAATTTACAAAAGATTATTATCATGATTTTCTAGAACAATTAATAGTTAGACGAGAACTCTCCTTTAACTTCGTTTATTATAATCAGGATTATGATTCACTTGACTCACTTCCAACTTGGGCTCTAGAAACTCTTAATGCACATCGGGAAGATAAACGTCAAGTATATTCTATAAGCGAACTAGAACTCCCTAACACTCATGATGAGTACTTTAACGCTTGTCAAATGGAGTTACTTAAAAGTGGAAAGATACATGGGTATTTTAGGATGTATTGGGGTAAAAAAATCATACAATGGTCTAATAGCCCAGAAGAAGCTTTAAATCGACTGATTTATTTTAACGATAAATATGCGCTTGATGGAAGAGATCCTAATGGTTATGCAAATATTTTATGGTGTTTTGGAAAACATGACCGCCCTTTTAAAGAACGGCGTGTTTTTGGCAAAGTAAGATATATGAGTGAAAAAGCTTTAAAAAGGAATTCTTCTCCTAAACACTATATTGCTAAATTTAAGACTTATGAACAATAA
- a CDS encoding MtnX-like HAD-IB family phosphatase codes for MNRTFFVDFDGTIAEKDTCMLMIERCARDGWQEINEKWEQGELSTKDAAQKTFNLLDCNLQDIMDLVNEVKLDPKFKKFVDKVENQGDKLYILSDGYDLFIREILAREGLSYLPYYSNELQINGNGNFYINTPHSVNYCELCGTCKTELIRKLASNQDETIYIGDGSSDRCAISCVDKVFAKDKLYKIAIDKNIDAVKFSSFKEILPYV; via the coding sequence ATGAATAGGACTTTTTTTGTCGACTTTGATGGGACTATCGCAGAAAAAGATACATGTATGTTGATGATAGAACGATGTGCTAGAGATGGTTGGCAAGAGATTAATGAAAAATGGGAACAGGGTGAATTATCTACTAAAGATGCTGCACAAAAAACTTTTAATCTATTAGATTGTAACCTACAAGATATTATGGATCTTGTAAACGAAGTGAAGTTAGACCCTAAATTTAAAAAATTTGTAGATAAGGTAGAAAATCAGGGTGATAAACTTTATATTTTAAGTGATGGATATGACCTATTTATTAGAGAAATTTTAGCTAGAGAAGGGTTATCTTATCTTCCTTATTATTCAAACGAACTACAAATTAATGGTAATGGGAATTTCTATATTAATACACCTCATTCAGTTAATTATTGTGAATTATGTGGGACTTGTAAAACAGAACTAATAAGAAAATTAGCGTCAAATCAAGATGAAACTATTTATATTGGTGATGGATCATCTGATAGGTGTGCTATTTCTTGTGTTGATAAAGTATTTGCTAAAGATAAACTTTATAAAATTGCGATTGATAAAAATATCGATGCCGTTAAGTTTTCTTCTTTTAAAGAAATACTCCCATATGTCTAA
- a CDS encoding metallophosphoesterase family protein encodes MTKILHTADLHLKKVHDERWKALEQIIDTGEKEDIDLLVITGDLFESDIYADRLRSNLRQVFCDLDFETVIIPGNHDRYSFQEGMFFGENVTVINDIEKPFYEPGGLNLIICGIPYEPLKRKEVYRRLRVFDNSIQDKNKHQILLYHGDLLDLSIRTTDYGEEVEMTEEGYMPVRLSYFRNLNFDYVLAGHFHTNFYCKNIKQDKYFVYSGSPVSITSKEKGQRSINLVVLGEQPKQLYLDSYHKKEVDLELDPVSDTSLETVFSKLHNILDNTHYNADLTLNISGYFNQSELEVSEEQLYERLCKTLEDSKSKSNIVDYQVNFQIKDMKEIIENELFQKFIQELEEDELVNSNIYLKSMTKEEKKKALRNIFFQAMSGVE; translated from the coding sequence ATGACAAAGATTTTACATACTGCAGATCTACATTTAAAAAAAGTACATGACGAACGATGGAAAGCACTAGAGCAAATTATTGATACCGGAGAGAAAGAAGATATAGATTTACTTGTTATTACTGGAGATCTTTTTGAGAGTGATATATATGCAGATCGTTTACGAAGTAATTTACGACAAGTTTTTTGTGATCTTGATTTTGAAACTGTAATTATACCTGGAAATCATGATAGGTATTCCTTTCAAGAGGGGATGTTTTTTGGAGAAAATGTGACTGTAATTAATGACATAGAAAAACCTTTTTACGAACCAGGAGGGCTAAACCTAATAATATGTGGAATCCCCTATGAACCCTTAAAAAGAAAAGAAGTATATCGAAGGTTACGGGTATTTGATAACTCTATTCAGGATAAAAATAAGCATCAAATTTTATTATATCATGGTGACCTACTTGATCTATCTATAAGAACTACAGACTATGGTGAAGAAGTAGAGATGACAGAAGAAGGGTATATGCCTGTAAGATTATCATATTTTAGGAACTTAAACTTTGACTATGTATTAGCTGGTCATTTTCACACTAACTTTTACTGTAAAAATATAAAACAAGACAAATATTTTGTATATTCGGGTTCTCCTGTATCTATTACCTCTAAAGAAAAAGGACAAAGATCAATTAATCTTGTGGTCTTAGGTGAACAACCAAAACAGTTATATCTTGATAGCTATCATAAAAAAGAGGTGGATCTAGAACTAGATCCTGTGTCAGACACATCGCTAGAGACTGTTTTTTCGAAATTACATAATATATTAGACAATACACATTATAACGCAGACTTAACACTTAATATATCAGGGTATTTTAATCAAAGTGAACTAGAAGTATCTGAAGAACAGCTATATGAGAGATTGTGTAAAACATTAGAAGATAGTAAAAGTAAGAGTAATATTGTTGACTATCAAGTAAATTTTCAGATTAAAGATATGAAAGAAATTATAGAAAATGAACTATTTCAAAAATTCATTCAAGAATTAGAAGAGGATGAACTAGTTAATAGTAACATCTATTTAAAAAGTATGACGAAAGAAGAAAAGAAGAAAGCTCTTAGAAACATCTTTTTTCAGGCTATGAGTGGGGTGGAATAA